Proteins from a single region of Lysinibacillus sp. JNUCC-52:
- the radA gene encoding DNA repair protein RadA — MAKKKTKFVCTGCGYESAKWMGRCPGCGEWNKMVEEVEVVAKGPRGAFQHSATVTQKAIPIIQVEAAEESRVATEMGELNRVLGGGIVPGSLVLIGGDPGIGKSTLLLQVSALLSNKGHRVLYISGEESIRQTKLRAERLGVISQELYIYSETNLELLNQTIEDVQPKFVIVDSIQTVFHPEVTSAPGSVSQVRECTAELMRIAKTKGIAIFLVGHVTKEGQIAGPRILEHMVDTVLYFEGERHHNHRILRSQKNRFGSTNEIAIFEMLQGGLKEVLNPSELFLQERSQGAAGSTIVASMEGTRPILVEIQSLVTPTSFNYPKRMATGVDQNRVQLLMAVLEKRMGLMLQAQDAYIKVAGGVKLDEPAIDLAVLTSIVSSFKDQAVRATDCFIGEVGLTGEVRRVTRIEQRVIEAAKLGFKRAFIPASNIGGWDFPQGIEIVGVETIKDALNACFREL; from the coding sequence ATGGCGAAGAAAAAAACTAAATTTGTCTGTACGGGTTGTGGTTATGAATCTGCAAAATGGATGGGCCGTTGTCCAGGATGTGGAGAATGGAATAAGATGGTTGAAGAAGTGGAGGTCGTTGCAAAAGGTCCCCGTGGAGCATTCCAACATTCGGCGACAGTAACACAGAAGGCTATACCTATTATACAAGTGGAAGCAGCTGAGGAGTCTCGGGTAGCTACAGAAATGGGCGAGCTCAATCGGGTTTTAGGTGGAGGCATCGTGCCAGGTTCCCTTGTATTAATCGGTGGTGATCCTGGGATTGGGAAATCAACGCTTTTATTACAAGTATCAGCGTTGCTATCAAATAAAGGTCACCGTGTGCTGTATATCTCTGGTGAAGAATCTATTCGACAAACGAAATTGCGTGCAGAGCGTTTAGGAGTAATTTCACAAGAGCTTTATATTTATTCGGAGACGAATTTAGAGCTATTAAACCAAACAATAGAGGATGTACAGCCGAAGTTTGTTATCGTGGACTCCATACAAACAGTTTTCCATCCTGAGGTGACGAGTGCACCTGGTAGTGTCTCGCAAGTACGTGAATGTACAGCAGAGCTTATGCGAATTGCCAAAACGAAAGGCATTGCTATTTTCTTAGTAGGGCATGTAACGAAGGAAGGGCAAATTGCAGGGCCGCGTATATTAGAGCATATGGTGGATACAGTGCTGTATTTCGAAGGAGAGCGCCATCACAACCACCGTATTTTGCGGAGTCAGAAAAACCGCTTCGGTTCAACAAATGAAATTGCTATTTTTGAAATGCTTCAAGGTGGATTAAAGGAAGTATTGAATCCATCCGAGTTGTTTTTACAGGAGCGCTCACAAGGTGCGGCAGGCTCAACAATTGTGGCATCGATGGAGGGAACACGACCAATTTTAGTAGAAATTCAATCGCTTGTGACGCCGACGAGCTTCAATTATCCAAAACGTATGGCTACAGGCGTAGACCAAAACCGCGTGCAATTGCTGATGGCGGTGCTTGAAAAGCGGATGGGCCTCATGCTACAAGCACAGGATGCATATATTAAAGTTGCTGGCGGTGTGAAGCTAGATGAGCCTGCAATTGATCTAGCGGTGTTGACGAGTATTGTTTCTAGTTTTAAAGATCAGGCAGTGCGTGCTACAGACTGCTTTATTGGGGAAGTAGGTTTAACAGGAGAGGTTCGTCGTGTAACACGTATTGAACAGCGTGTAATTGAAGCAGCAAAACTAGGCTTTAAACGAGCGTTTATTCCAGCCTCTAATATTGGTGGCTGGGACTTCCCACAAGGCATCGAGATTGTTGGTGTAGAGACGATTAAGGATGCATTAAATGCCTGCTTTAGAGAACTATAA
- the gltX gene encoding glutamate--tRNA ligase, producing MTKEVRVRYAPSPTGFLHIGGARTALFNYLYAKHHNGKFIVRIEDTDIERNVEGGEASQLDNLKWLGIEYDESIDIGGPYAPYRQMERLDIYKEHAEKLLQEGKAYKCFCSSEKLEASREEQKARGVAAPTYDGTCRHLSAEEVAAKEAAGEQYTIRMRVPENVTYDFDDLVRGQVSFESKDVGDWVLVKANGIPTYNYAVVLDDHFMEISHVFRGEEHLSNTPKQMMIFDAFGWEYPRFGHMTLIINENRKKLSKRDESIIQFVTQYKDLGYLPEAMFNFFALLGWSPEGEEEIFSKEEFIKLFDEKRLSKSPSMFDKQKLTWMNNQYIKKLSLEEVVALSLPHLQKAGLLPEELTAEEHAWATDLIALYHEQMSFGAEIVELSRLFFNDHIEYDEEAKAVLAGEQVPEVMAAFKAQLENLEEFTPEAVKAAIKAVQKETGHKGKNLFMPIRVVATGETHGPELPNAICLIGKEKTIDRVEKFAK from the coding sequence ATGACGAAAGAAGTTCGCGTTCGTTACGCGCCATCACCAACAGGATTTTTACATATCGGTGGTGCACGTACAGCGTTATTCAACTATTTATATGCAAAACATCATAACGGTAAATTCATCGTGCGTATTGAAGATACGGATATTGAGCGTAATGTAGAAGGTGGAGAAGCGTCTCAGTTAGATAACTTAAAATGGTTAGGTATCGAATATGATGAATCAATCGATATCGGTGGTCCATATGCACCTTATCGTCAAATGGAACGCCTAGATATTTATAAAGAGCATGCTGAAAAGTTATTACAAGAAGGTAAAGCTTATAAATGTTTCTGTTCATCAGAAAAATTAGAAGCATCTCGTGAAGAACAAAAAGCTCGTGGCGTTGCAGCACCAACTTATGATGGTACTTGCCGTCATTTATCTGCGGAAGAAGTAGCGGCTAAAGAAGCGGCTGGTGAACAATATACGATTCGTATGCGTGTTCCTGAAAACGTAACATATGATTTTGACGATTTAGTGCGTGGACAAGTATCGTTCGAGTCAAAAGATGTGGGCGATTGGGTACTTGTGAAAGCAAATGGTATTCCAACATACAATTATGCGGTAGTATTAGATGATCATTTTATGGAAATCTCACACGTATTCCGTGGAGAAGAGCATTTATCAAATACACCAAAACAAATGATGATTTTTGATGCGTTTGGCTGGGAATATCCTCGCTTTGGACATATGACATTAATCATTAACGAAAACCGCAAAAAATTATCAAAACGTGATGAGTCAATTATTCAATTCGTAACACAATATAAAGACCTTGGTTATTTACCAGAAGCTATGTTCAATTTCTTCGCTTTACTAGGCTGGTCTCCTGAAGGGGAAGAAGAGATTTTCTCAAAAGAAGAATTTATTAAACTCTTTGATGAGAAACGTTTATCAAAATCGCCATCTATGTTTGATAAGCAAAAACTTACTTGGATGAATAATCAATACATCAAAAAATTATCTTTAGAAGAAGTAGTGGCTTTATCTTTACCACACTTACAAAAAGCTGGCTTATTACCAGAAGAGTTAACAGCAGAAGAGCATGCTTGGGCAACGGATTTAATCGCACTTTACCATGAGCAAATGAGCTTTGGTGCTGAAATTGTAGAGCTTTCTCGCCTATTCTTTAACGATCATATTGAATATGATGAGGAAGCAAAAGCAGTTTTAGCTGGTGAGCAAGTGCCAGAGGTAATGGCTGCATTTAAAGCACAACTTGAAAATTTAGAAGAATTTACACCTGAAGCTGTTAAAGCGGCTATCAAAGCTGTACAGAAAGAAACAGGTCATAAAGGTAAAAATTTATTTATGCCAATCCGTGTAGTGGCGACAGGTGAAACACATGGTCCAGAGCTTCCAAATGCTATTTGTTTAATCGGTAAAGAGAAAACAATTGACCGTGTAGAAAAATTCGCGAAATAA
- a CDS encoding PIN/TRAM domain-containing protein, which produces MKKFIQIAFLLIGGALGLVFLPPLYELLHLSSNPWLDNPYVSVALGALLLFTLSFAFSDYFVRLISWMEEVLFKVPVGDLLFGTLGLIIGLIVAYFLGFAIDSVQLPVITEVIPIILSFVLGYLGFRVGFKKRDELLQLFTLRGHNAKKKAAEGIEVPEIRGSYKLLDTSVIIDGRIADISETGFIEGVLVVPQFVLTELQHIADSSDTLKRTRGRRGLDILKKLQDERMTKVEITEEDFEDVQEVDLKLVRLAKKMGNDTQIVTNDFNLNKVCELHQVQVLNINDLANAVKPVVIPGEDMQVVVIKDGKEHNQGVAYLDDGTMIVVEGGRSYIGQAITVTVTSVLQTSAGRMIFAKPKDD; this is translated from the coding sequence ATGAAAAAATTTATTCAAATTGCTTTTTTACTGATTGGAGGAGCTTTAGGCCTTGTTTTCTTACCGCCATTATACGAATTGCTTCATTTATCATCTAATCCTTGGCTTGATAATCCTTATGTATCAGTTGCTTTAGGGGCGCTTTTACTATTTACATTATCATTTGCATTTTCCGACTATTTCGTTCGGCTTATTAGCTGGATGGAAGAGGTACTATTTAAAGTACCTGTTGGAGATTTATTATTTGGTACGCTTGGGCTAATTATAGGACTTATCGTTGCCTATTTCCTAGGCTTTGCGATTGATAGTGTTCAGTTACCTGTTATTACAGAAGTAATACCAATTATCCTTTCGTTTGTGCTTGGATATTTGGGCTTCCGTGTAGGCTTTAAGAAGCGAGATGAGCTATTACAGTTATTTACATTGCGTGGACATAATGCGAAGAAAAAAGCAGCTGAAGGTATTGAAGTTCCAGAAATTCGTGGTAGTTATAAATTGCTAGATACGAGTGTTATTATAGACGGGCGTATAGCGGATATTTCAGAAACGGGCTTTATCGAAGGTGTCCTAGTGGTGCCGCAGTTTGTGCTAACGGAGCTTCAGCATATTGCAGATTCCTCAGATACATTAAAACGTACAAGAGGTCGCCGTGGTTTGGATATATTAAAAAAACTGCAAGATGAACGTATGACAAAAGTAGAGATTACCGAAGAAGATTTTGAAGATGTGCAGGAAGTCGATTTAAAACTTGTGCGTCTTGCAAAGAAAATGGGTAATGATACGCAAATTGTTACGAATGATTTCAACTTGAACAAAGTATGTGAGCTACACCAAGTGCAAGTGTTGAACATCAATGATTTGGCAAATGCGGTAAAACCAGTGGTGATTCCTGGTGAGGATATGCAGGTTGTCGTTATTAAAGATGGGAAAGAGCATAACCAAGGTGTCGCTTATTTGGATGATGGCACGATGATAGTTGTAGAAGGTGGCCGCAGTTATATAGGACAGGCGATTACAGTAACGGTAACGAGCGTGCTACAAACATCAGCAGGTCGTATGATTTTTGCCAAGCCAAAGGATGATTAG
- a CDS encoding ATP-dependent Clp protease ATP-binding subunit: MMFNRFTQRAQKVLQLAQEEAIRWKHESIGTEHILLGLIREGGGIAAKALEAIDISPQMIEAGIEELVGKGTEDVGPIVHYTPRAKKVIELSVDESRKLGHSYIGTEHLLLALIREGEGVAARVLNNAGVGLNKARQQVLLLLGNNDNAQSGQQATQAANTPTLDSLARDLTQIAREGSLDPVIGRSKEITRVIEVLSRRTKNNPVLIGEPGVGKTAIAEGLAQQIINNEVPEILRDKRVMTLDMGTVVAGTKYRGEFEDRLKKVMDEIRQAGNVILFIDELHTLIGAGGAEGAIDASNILKPSLARGELQCIGATTLDEYRKYIEKDAALERRFQPIQVDEPTVEEAIQIIHGLRDRYEAHHRVKITDEAIEAAAKMGDRYISDRFLPDKAIDLIDEAGSKVRLRSFAVPPNLKALEDKLENVRSEKNAAVSGQEFEKAASLRDTEQKLKDEIETTRKTWKEEQGKAESKVTVDDVAAVVSMWTGIPVAKIAHEESSKLLQLEEELHKRVVGQGEAVEAISRAIRRARAGLKDPKRPIGSFIFLGPTGVGKTELARALAEVMFGDEDAMIRVDMSEYMEKHSTSRLVGSPPGYVGFDDGGQLTEKVRRKPYSVVLLDEIEKAHPDVFNILLQVLEDGRLTDSKGRVVDFRNTVVIMTSNVGADALKYQKNLGFSLGSSESKHKDMKGTMLEELKKAFRPEFLNRIDEMIVFHSLEKEHLKEIVSMMAKSLTKRLQEQDITLELTDAALNKIAEEGYDPQYGARPLRRALQKQVEDRLSEELLKGNVEKGNQVVIDYANDEFVVQKKEGVSISK; the protein is encoded by the coding sequence ATGATGTTTAATCGTTTTACACAACGCGCACAAAAAGTATTACAGCTTGCACAGGAAGAGGCAATTCGTTGGAAGCACGAATCAATAGGAACAGAGCATATTCTTTTAGGGCTTATTCGTGAAGGCGGTGGTATAGCTGCGAAAGCATTAGAAGCCATCGATATTAGCCCTCAAATGATTGAAGCAGGTATTGAAGAGCTAGTCGGTAAAGGAACTGAGGATGTTGGACCAATTGTTCACTACACGCCTCGTGCGAAAAAAGTTATTGAATTATCGGTTGATGAGTCGCGTAAATTAGGTCATTCCTATATTGGCACAGAACATTTACTATTAGCGCTTATTCGTGAAGGCGAAGGGGTAGCTGCTCGTGTATTAAACAATGCTGGTGTGGGCTTAAACAAAGCTCGTCAGCAAGTATTATTGTTGTTAGGTAATAATGACAATGCACAATCTGGACAACAGGCTACACAGGCTGCAAATACGCCTACATTAGATAGCTTAGCGCGTGATTTAACACAGATTGCTCGTGAAGGTTCACTAGACCCTGTTATTGGTCGAAGTAAAGAAATTACACGTGTGATTGAAGTGCTATCACGTCGTACGAAAAACAACCCTGTGCTTATTGGTGAACCAGGAGTAGGTAAAACGGCGATAGCAGAAGGCTTAGCGCAACAAATTATTAACAACGAGGTACCAGAAATTCTCCGCGACAAACGTGTTATGACGCTTGATATGGGGACAGTTGTTGCAGGTACTAAATATCGTGGTGAATTTGAGGATCGTTTGAAAAAGGTAATGGATGAAATTCGCCAAGCAGGCAATGTCATTTTATTCATTGATGAATTACACACGCTTATCGGTGCAGGTGGGGCAGAAGGTGCCATTGACGCTTCTAACATTTTAAAACCATCTTTAGCACGCGGTGAATTGCAATGTATTGGTGCGACAACATTAGATGAGTACCGCAAATACATTGAAAAAGATGCAGCTTTAGAGCGTCGTTTCCAGCCTATTCAAGTTGATGAGCCAACGGTTGAAGAAGCTATTCAAATTATTCACGGCTTACGTGATCGCTATGAGGCGCATCACCGTGTGAAAATTACAGATGAAGCAATCGAGGCAGCGGCAAAAATGGGTGATCGTTATATTTCAGACCGCTTCCTGCCTGATAAAGCAATCGACTTAATTGATGAAGCTGGTTCAAAAGTCCGCTTACGTTCATTCGCAGTGCCACCAAATTTAAAAGCATTGGAAGATAAACTTGAAAATGTGCGCTCTGAGAAAAATGCGGCTGTATCTGGTCAAGAATTTGAAAAGGCTGCGTCTTTAAGAGATACAGAGCAAAAGCTAAAAGACGAAATCGAAACAACGCGTAAAACATGGAAAGAAGAACAAGGTAAAGCCGAATCAAAAGTAACGGTAGACGATGTGGCAGCTGTCGTGTCGATGTGGACGGGAATTCCTGTTGCAAAAATTGCACATGAAGAATCATCTAAACTATTACAACTTGAGGAAGAATTACACAAACGAGTTGTTGGGCAAGGTGAGGCTGTTGAGGCAATCTCTCGTGCCATTAGACGCGCAAGAGCAGGTTTAAAAGATCCGAAGCGTCCAATTGGTTCATTTATTTTCCTTGGTCCTACAGGGGTCGGAAAAACAGAGCTTGCAAGAGCTCTTGCAGAAGTAATGTTTGGTGATGAAGATGCGATGATTCGCGTTGATATGTCCGAATATATGGAGAAACATTCGACTTCACGTTTAGTTGGTTCACCTCCAGGTTATGTAGGGTTTGATGATGGTGGTCAGCTGACAGAAAAAGTACGACGCAAACCATATTCTGTTGTGCTACTTGATGAAATTGAAAAAGCTCACCCAGATGTTTTCAATATTTTACTTCAAGTACTTGAAGATGGTCGTTTAACGGATTCTAAAGGACGTGTCGTTGATTTCCGCAATACGGTTGTCATTATGACTTCCAACGTCGGCGCAGACGCGTTAAAGTATCAGAAAAATCTTGGTTTCAGCTTAGGAAGCTCAGAGTCGAAGCACAAAGATATGAAGGGTACAATGCTAGAAGAACTGAAAAAAGCATTCCGTCCAGAATTTTTAAACCGTATCGACGAAATGATCGTGTTCCACTCACTAGAGAAAGAACACTTAAAAGAAATCGTATCAATGATGGCTAAGTCCTTAACAAAACGTCTACAGGAGCAGGATATTACGTTAGAGTTAACCGATGCTGCACTTAATAAAATTGCGGAGGAAGGCTATGATCCTCAATATGGTGCACGTCCATTACGTCGTGCATTGCAAAAACAAGTGGAAGACCGTCTATCGGAAGAACTGCTTAAAGGCAATGTAGAAAAAGGAAACCAAGTTGTAATCGATTATGCGAATGATGAATTCGTTGTTCAGAAAAAAGAGGGCGTTTCAATTTCTAAATAA
- the ispD gene encoding 2-C-methyl-D-erythritol 4-phosphate cytidylyltransferase — MQYEVVLPAAGSGKRMGAGQNKLFLELLGKPILIHTLEVFEQDENCTGIWLAVKPEERAFIREMLASYGISKVKGLPDGGAERQHSVHSCMKEMEQVDIVLVHDAARPFITHAIIANLVQSAHDFGAAIAGVRAKDTMKKVRDGIIEETVDRESLWMIQTPQAFRFDLIVEAEDVAEKVGFLGTDEAMLVERLGHAVHIVESTYENVKMTTKEDLLFGEAILRRRVAETY; from the coding sequence GTGCAGTATGAAGTAGTACTTCCAGCAGCAGGTAGCGGGAAGCGAATGGGAGCAGGACAAAATAAATTATTTTTAGAGCTTTTAGGGAAACCAATTTTAATACACACATTGGAAGTATTTGAACAAGATGAAAACTGTACAGGAATTTGGCTTGCAGTGAAGCCAGAGGAGCGAGCATTTATTCGAGAAATGCTTGCGAGCTACGGCATCTCTAAAGTCAAGGGCTTGCCTGATGGTGGAGCAGAGCGTCAACATTCGGTTCATTCCTGCATGAAGGAAATGGAGCAAGTGGATATTGTTTTAGTGCATGATGCAGCACGTCCATTTATTACGCATGCTATTATTGCAAACCTTGTGCAAAGTGCTCATGATTTTGGTGCTGCTATTGCTGGTGTTCGTGCGAAGGATACGATGAAAAAAGTCCGTGACGGTATCATTGAAGAAACAGTGGATCGTGAAAGCCTGTGGATGATACAAACACCGCAAGCCTTCCGATTTGATTTGATTGTAGAGGCCGAAGATGTTGCCGAGAAAGTTGGCTTTTTAGGCACAGATGAGGCAATGCTAGTTGAACGTCTTGGTCATGCCGTTCATATCGTAGAGAGTACTTACGAGAATGTGAAGATGACAACTAAAGAAGATTTACTATTTGGTGAAGCAATTTTGCGTCGCCGAGTGGCGGAAACTTATTAA
- the cysS gene encoding cysteine--tRNA ligase, which translates to MSIQIFNSLTRQKETFVPLEEGKVKMYVCGPTVYNYIHIGNSRPVIVYDTVRRYFQYKGYDVKFVSNFTDVDDKIIKAANELGEEVHELTDRFIAAYFEDVTALGCKKADVHPRVTDHMDDIIEFIKVLIEKGYAYESAGDVYYRTRKFNGYGKLSHQSVDDLKIGARIEAGEKKDDALDFALWKAAKPGEIYWESPWGNGRPGWHIECSVMAREHLGDTIDIHAGGQDLTFPHHENEIAQSEAHNDTTFARYWMHNGYINIDNEKMSKSLGNFVLVNDIRKQIDPQILRFFMLSVHYRHPINFAKDLVDAAATGLERIRTSYNNVKYRLSATASLGDHSDEWLQQIATQKAQFEEAMDDDFNTANAISVLFELARIANIYLNETNTDEKVLVTFVETFEVLGDVLGIEFAKEVELLDEEIEALLQERVEARKNRDFARSDEIRDHLQAQGIILEDTRQGTRWKRG; encoded by the coding sequence ATGAGTATTCAAATTTTTAACTCATTAACAAGACAAAAAGAAACTTTCGTACCGCTAGAAGAAGGAAAAGTGAAAATGTATGTTTGCGGTCCGACTGTTTATAACTATATTCATATTGGGAATTCACGTCCTGTCATTGTGTACGATACGGTACGACGATATTTTCAATATAAAGGCTACGATGTGAAATTTGTATCAAATTTCACAGATGTGGACGATAAAATTATTAAAGCAGCAAATGAACTTGGTGAAGAAGTGCATGAGCTTACAGACCGTTTTATTGCTGCTTATTTTGAGGATGTTACTGCATTAGGATGCAAAAAGGCAGATGTACACCCTCGTGTCACAGATCATATGGATGACATTATTGAATTTATTAAAGTGTTAATCGAAAAAGGATATGCGTATGAATCTGCAGGTGATGTTTATTACCGAACTCGGAAATTTAATGGCTACGGTAAGCTTTCACATCAATCGGTGGACGATTTAAAAATCGGCGCACGTATCGAAGCAGGCGAGAAAAAAGACGATGCATTAGATTTTGCTTTATGGAAAGCGGCAAAACCAGGTGAGATATATTGGGAAAGTCCTTGGGGCAACGGACGTCCAGGCTGGCATATTGAATGCTCTGTTATGGCACGTGAGCATTTAGGTGATACAATTGATATACATGCAGGTGGTCAAGATTTAACATTCCCGCACCATGAAAATGAAATTGCACAATCTGAAGCGCATAACGATACAACATTTGCGCGCTACTGGATGCATAATGGATATATTAATATTGATAATGAAAAAATGTCTAAATCCCTTGGTAATTTTGTACTTGTAAACGATATTCGTAAACAAATCGATCCGCAAATTTTACGTTTCTTTATGTTATCTGTACATTATCGTCACCCAATTAACTTTGCTAAAGATTTGGTAGATGCTGCTGCTACTGGTTTAGAGCGCATTCGTACTTCCTACAATAACGTTAAGTACCGCCTGTCTGCTACTGCTAGTCTAGGTGATCACTCGGATGAATGGCTCCAACAAATCGCTACACAAAAAGCGCAATTTGAAGAAGCGATGGATGATGATTTCAATACAGCAAATGCTATTTCAGTATTATTTGAATTAGCTCGTATTGCTAATATTTATTTGAATGAAACAAATACTGATGAAAAAGTTTTAGTCACTTTTGTTGAAACTTTTGAGGTATTAGGTGACGTCTTAGGTATTGAATTTGCAAAAGAAGTTGAACTGCTAGACGAAGAGATTGAAGCACTTTTGCAAGAACGCGTTGAAGCACGTAAAAACCGTGACTTTGCTCGTTCAGATGAAATCCGCGACCATTTACAGGCGCAAGGTATCATTTTAGAGGATACACGCCAAGGGACAAGATGGAAACGAGGGTAA
- the ispF gene encoding 2-C-methyl-D-erythritol 2,4-cyclodiphosphate synthase, with translation MFRVGQGFDVHAFEEGRPLIIGGITIPHEKGLVGHSDADVLLHTVTDAALGAIGEGDIGRHFPDTDPEWKDADSAKLLEYIWKIVEDKGYVLGNVDCTIMAQRPKMAPYIEQMRNRIATLLNADASQVNVKATTTERLGFTGREEGIASMATILLIKK, from the coding sequence ATGTTTCGAGTAGGACAAGGTTTTGACGTACATGCTTTTGAAGAAGGGCGTCCACTAATTATTGGTGGTATTACAATTCCTCATGAAAAAGGTTTAGTAGGGCATTCGGATGCAGATGTATTATTACACACAGTAACTGACGCAGCACTTGGGGCAATAGGTGAAGGTGATATTGGGCGTCATTTTCCAGATACAGATCCTGAATGGAAAGATGCTGACTCAGCAAAGTTGCTAGAGTATATTTGGAAAATCGTTGAAGACAAAGGCTATGTGCTAGGCAATGTGGATTGCACGATTATGGCACAACGTCCAAAAATGGCACCATATATTGAACAGATGAGAAATCGTATTGCAACGCTATTAAACGCAGATGCATCACAAGTAAATGTCAAAGCTACAACTACTGAAAGATTGGGCTTTACTGGTCGAGAAGAAGGCATTGCATCGATGGCAACGATTTTATTGATAAAAAAATAA
- a CDS encoding Mini-ribonuclease 3, translating to MDKLRNEDVKQLNALALAYMGDAVLEQKVREYLLRSGRVKPNTLHREATHYVSAKAQSTIVHRMMDENYLTEQELAVFRRGRNAKSGSVPKNTDVQTYRNSSGFEAVLGSLYLLGELERVYDIIAYAIQIIEELKGVSK from the coding sequence TTGGATAAACTCCGAAATGAAGATGTTAAGCAATTAAATGCATTAGCGCTCGCATATATGGGAGATGCGGTTTTAGAACAAAAGGTCCGCGAGTATTTACTACGTAGTGGCCGTGTAAAGCCGAATACACTCCATAGAGAAGCAACACATTATGTCTCAGCAAAGGCACAGTCTACGATTGTACATCGAATGATGGATGAAAACTATTTAACAGAGCAGGAATTGGCGGTGTTCCGACGTGGACGCAATGCCAAGTCCGGTTCTGTTCCGAAAAATACCGATGTCCAAACATACCGAAATAGCTCTGGCTTTGAGGCGGTACTTGGAAGCTTGTACTTACTAGGTGAACTAGAACGCGTTTATGACATCATTGCATACGCTATTCAAATAATCGAGGAATTAAAAGGAGTGTCAAAATAA
- the epsC gene encoding serine O-acetyltransferase EpsC, giving the protein MFKRIKEDVETIFENDPAARSVLEVVLTYSGLHATWAHRVAHWFFKRRFYFIARVISQVSRFFTGIEIHPGAKIGRRFFIDHGMGVVIGETCEIGDNVTLYQGVTLGGTGKEKGKRHPTLEDNVLVATGAKVLGSITIGENSKIGAGSVVLKEVPPNSTVVGIPGKVVMRDGVRLEKKLDHQNIPDPVEERCQGFEKQIAALQKEIGRLQKERETQ; this is encoded by the coding sequence ATGTTTAAAAGAATAAAGGAAGATGTAGAGACAATTTTTGAAAATGATCCAGCAGCGCGCAGTGTACTTGAAGTTGTGTTAACATATTCAGGTCTGCATGCTACATGGGCACATCGTGTTGCACACTGGTTTTTTAAAAGACGTTTTTATTTTATCGCACGTGTGATTTCACAAGTAAGTCGCTTCTTTACAGGAATTGAAATACACCCTGGTGCTAAAATTGGTCGTCGATTCTTTATTGACCACGGCATGGGCGTTGTTATAGGGGAAACGTGTGAGATAGGTGATAATGTAACACTTTATCAAGGTGTAACGCTTGGTGGTACAGGGAAAGAAAAAGGCAAACGCCATCCGACATTAGAAGATAATGTGTTAGTTGCCACTGGTGCAAAAGTATTAGGTTCTATTACAATTGGTGAGAATAGTAAAATTGGTGCGGGTTCAGTCGTCTTAAAAGAAGTACCACCAAATTCTACTGTAGTCGGTATCCCTGGTAAAGTAGTAATGAGAGATGGGGTTCGTTTGGAGAAAAAACTAGACCATCAAAATATTCCTGACCCAGTAGAGGAACGTTGTCAAGGTTTCGAAAAGCAAATAGCAGCATTGCAAAAAGAAATCGGACGCTTACAAAAGGAGAGAGAAACACAATGA